The Janthinobacterium lividum genome has a window encoding:
- a CDS encoding DoxX family protein, with translation MKNNTDLLLPLGRAALGVLFFVSGLLKIGGFAGVAGYMASQGLPIANILLVGVIVLEVGGGLLLITGWQARWAALALALFLIPTTLIFHAFWSADAAHFQDQLTNFLKNLSIFGGMLLLVERGFRKVK, from the coding sequence ATGAAAAATAACACTGATCTGCTGCTCCCCCTCGGCCGTGCCGCCCTTGGCGTGCTGTTCTTTGTCTCGGGCTTGCTGAAAATCGGCGGCTTTGCGGGCGTGGCCGGCTACATGGCCAGCCAGGGTTTGCCGATCGCCAATATCTTGCTGGTGGGCGTCATCGTCCTGGAAGTGGGCGGCGGCCTGCTGCTGATTACTGGCTGGCAGGCGCGCTGGGCGGCGCTGGCCCTGGCGCTGTTCCTGATCCCCACCACCTTGATCTTCCACGCCTTCTGGAGCGCTGATGCGGCCCACTTCCAGGATCAGCTGACGAACTTCCTGAAGAACCTGTCCATCTTCGGCGGCATGCTGTTGCTGGTGGAGCGCGGTTTTCGCAAGGTCAAATAA
- a CDS encoding EAL domain-containing protein, which produces MLEAKVALCLRLAQDAREQAGPQQAATLARLEEELERLRGASRPVVRVAPADALLEIDPDGFLIGWNHGAEQMFGYSELEALGQHILFLYPEDDAEASVLELHFTQGDVATDVRRRKKSGMVTWLRMHRHVIHDQAGKACGMAVRLSAMSEPLSDVDKVKLHARIIEDSEQAVLITDAEERIVSINSSFSRITGYSPAEAIGRTPDLLRSGVHDPDFRAKVRAAMRGHGSWRGEIIGKRKNGELFPQDVTISVVRDEFGEISHVFSLFSDISVHKDAEARMQRMANYDSLTGLPNRCLLNQLVDQGLAEAKRQGTHGALMVIDISRIGSISDTLGHEVGDQLVIAIGQLFRGALRDADILARVDNSKFVVALLHIEKREHAANVAQKLLNLLEAPINIDTHALHVGASIGITVYPEDGLEAPALFRFADVAVAKAGQTIESTFLFYREDMNRRAKEHLRLESEMRLALGDKELELHYQPKVSLASGRIVGAEALLRWKHPMRGMVSPGVFIPVAEETSLILELGTWVLDEACRQIRSWEDRGLHMPAIAVNLSARQFDEQLPARIAAVLERYGVRPDQIMLEITESLLMRGADKVIDIMNQLVAMGLALALDDFGTGYSSLAYLKKFPISTLKIDRSFVIGLPFEENDCAIARAIVTMAQQLRQEIVAEGVETAEQMRFLRELGCDQLQGYLFSPAVPAAEFELMLDEGRQLRLEALV; this is translated from the coding sequence ATGCTTGAGGCGAAGGTTGCGCTGTGCCTGCGCCTGGCCCAGGATGCCCGTGAACAGGCGGGGCCGCAGCAGGCCGCCACCCTGGCGCGGCTGGAGGAAGAACTGGAGCGCTTGCGCGGCGCCAGCCGGCCCGTGGTGCGTGTGGCGCCGGCCGACGCCTTGCTGGAAATCGATCCCGATGGTTTCCTGATCGGCTGGAACCATGGCGCCGAACAGATGTTCGGTTATTCCGAATTGGAAGCGCTGGGCCAGCACATCCTGTTTTTGTATCCGGAAGACGACGCGGAAGCGAGCGTGCTGGAACTGCATTTCACCCAGGGCGACGTGGCCACCGATGTGCGCCGGCGCAAGAAGTCGGGCATGGTGACGTGGCTGCGCATGCACCGCCACGTGATCCACGACCAGGCGGGCAAGGCTTGCGGCATGGCCGTGCGCCTGTCGGCCATGAGCGAGCCGCTGTCCGACGTGGATAAGGTCAAATTGCACGCGCGCATCATCGAAGACAGCGAGCAAGCCGTGCTGATCACGGATGCGGAAGAGCGCATCGTCTCGATCAACAGTTCCTTTAGCCGCATCACCGGCTACTCGCCAGCGGAAGCCATCGGCCGTACGCCGGACTTGCTGCGCTCGGGCGTGCACGATCCCGACTTCCGCGCCAAGGTGCGCGCCGCCATGCGTGGCCACGGCTCCTGGCGCGGCGAAATCATCGGCAAGCGCAAGAATGGCGAACTGTTCCCGCAAGACGTCACCATCAGCGTCGTGCGCGACGAGTTCGGCGAAATCAGCCACGTGTTTTCCCTGTTTTCCGATATCTCAGTGCACAAGGATGCCGAAGCGCGCATGCAGCGCATGGCCAACTACGACAGCCTGACGGGCTTGCCCAACCGCTGCCTGCTGAATCAATTGGTGGACCAGGGCCTGGCCGAAGCGAAACGGCAGGGCACGCATGGCGCACTGATGGTCATCGACATCAGCCGCATCGGTTCCATCAGCGACACGCTTGGCCATGAAGTGGGCGACCAGCTGGTGATCGCCATCGGCCAGCTGTTCCGTGGCGCCCTGCGCGACGCGGACATCCTGGCGCGGGTCGACAACAGCAAGTTCGTCGTGGCGCTGCTGCATATCGAAAAGCGCGAACATGCGGCGAATGTGGCGCAAAAGCTGCTCAACCTGCTCGAAGCGCCGATCAATATCGACACGCACGCCCTGCATGTGGGCGCCAGCATCGGCATCACCGTGTATCCGGAAGACGGGCTGGAAGCGCCGGCCCTGTTCCGTTTTGCCGACGTGGCCGTGGCCAAGGCGGGGCAGACCATCGAATCGACCTTCCTGTTTTACCGTGAGGACATGAACCGCAGGGCCAAGGAACATTTGCGCCTGGAAAGCGAGATGCGGCTGGCGCTGGGCGACAAGGAGCTGGAATTGCATTACCAGCCGAAAGTGAGCCTGGCCAGCGGGCGCATCGTGGGCGCGGAAGCCTTGCTGCGCTGGAAGCATCCGATGCGCGGCATGGTCTCGCCCGGCGTCTTCATCCCCGTCGCCGAGGAAACCAGTTTAATCCTGGAACTGGGCACCTGGGTGCTGGACGAGGCCTGCCGCCAGATCCGCAGCTGGGAAGACCGTGGCCTGCACATGCCGGCCATCGCCGTCAACCTGTCGGCGCGCCAGTTCGATGAACAATTGCCGGCGCGCATAGCGGCCGTGCTGGAACGCTATGGCGTGCGGCCCGACCAGATCATGCTGGAAATCACGGAAAGCCTGTTGATGCGCGGTGCCGACAAGGTAATCGACATCATGAACCAGCTGGTGGCCATGGGCCTGGCGCTGGCGCTGGACGACTTCGGCACCGGCTATTCCAGTCTCGCCTACCTGAAGAAATTCCCCATCAGTACCTTGAAAATCGACCGCTCGTTTGTCATCGGCTTGCCGTTCGAGGAAAACGATTGCGCCATCGCCCGCGCCATCGTCACCATGGCGCAGCAGCTGCGCCAGGAAATCGTCGCCGAAGGGGTGGAAACGGCCGAGCAGATGCGCTTCCTGCGCGAACTGGGTTGTGACCAGCTGCAAGGATATCTGTTCAGCCCGGCTGTGCCGGCGGCCGAATTCGAGCTGATGCTCGATGAAGGCCGGCAGTTGCGCCTGGAAGCGCTGGTCTGA
- a CDS encoding DUF4256 domain-containing protein gives MKSTAHDALISTLQARFAQHMHRHAGLSWHAVLSRLNSAPASLAALQQMEDTGGEPDVIAHAGETGTVTFFDCSAESPMGRRSLCFDAAALAARKANKPAGSAMAMAQAMGIELLTQDQYRKLQALAPFDQKTSSWIATPDSIRALGGALFCDRRYEQVFVYHNGAESYYAGRGFRGLLRV, from the coding sequence ATGAAGTCCACCGCACATGATGCGCTGATCAGCACCTTGCAAGCGCGCTTCGCCCAGCATATGCACCGCCATGCCGGCCTGAGCTGGCATGCAGTGCTGTCTCGCCTGAACTCCGCTCCCGCCAGCCTGGCCGCCTTGCAGCAAATGGAAGACACGGGCGGCGAACCGGACGTCATCGCGCACGCCGGCGAGACGGGCACCGTCACGTTTTTCGATTGCTCAGCAGAAAGTCCGATGGGCCGGCGCAGCCTGTGTTTCGATGCTGCGGCCTTGGCCGCGCGCAAGGCCAACAAGCCGGCTGGCAGCGCCATGGCCATGGCGCAGGCAATGGGTATCGAATTGCTGACGCAAGACCAGTACCGCAAGTTGCAGGCACTGGCACCGTTCGACCAGAAAACCTCGAGCTGGATTGCGACGCCGGACAGTATCCGGGCGCTGGGCGGCGCCCTGTTTTGCGACCGCCGCTATGAACAGGTATTCGTCTACCACAATGGCGCCGAGTCGTATTATGCGGGCCGGGGCTTTCGCGGATTGCTGCGCGTCTGA
- the ribA gene encoding GTP cyclohydrolase II, with the protein MQSGADLLATGELDYTTSCALPTPWAQFTLHAFVEHATGKEHLAMVLGDIGNGEPVLARVHSECLTGDVLFSQRCDCGAQLEGALKRIAEEGRGILLYLRQEGRGIGLINKIRAYRLQEAGADTVQANEQLGFKADARNYTLCKPMFAQFGIHSLRLMTNNPRKIAAMEALGITVAERVPLLVNRNAFNQHYLNTKQSKLGHMMTPETAPALEDGAL; encoded by the coding sequence ATGCAAAGCGGCGCAGACCTCCTGGCGACAGGCGAATTGGATTACACGACTTCCTGCGCACTGCCGACGCCGTGGGCCCAGTTCACCTTGCACGCCTTTGTCGAGCACGCCACAGGCAAGGAACACCTGGCCATGGTGCTGGGCGATATCGGAAACGGCGAACCGGTGCTGGCGCGCGTGCATTCCGAGTGCCTGACGGGCGACGTGCTGTTTTCCCAACGCTGCGACTGCGGCGCGCAACTCGAAGGCGCCTTGAAACGCATCGCCGAGGAAGGCCGCGGCATTTTGCTGTACCTGCGCCAGGAAGGGCGTGGCATCGGCCTGATCAACAAGATCCGCGCCTACCGCCTGCAGGAAGCGGGCGCCGACACGGTGCAGGCGAATGAACAGCTGGGTTTCAAGGCCGATGCGCGCAACTACACCTTGTGCAAGCCCATGTTTGCGCAATTCGGCATCCATAGCCTGCGCCTGATGACCAACAACCCGCGCAAGATCGCCGCCATGGAAGCGCTGGGCATCACGGTGGCCGAACGGGTGCCGCTGCTGGTGAACCGCAATGCCTTCAACCAGCACTACCTGAATACCAAGCAAAGCAAGCTCGGTCACATGATGACGCCGGAAACGGCGCCGGCGCTGGAAGACGGCGCCCTGTAA
- a CDS encoding PhoX family phosphatase yields MNKPNDLAISATDLNDIDSNASHDNHFNSILNARLSRRNWLRGSAVTAATAVMGSMGLSACGGGSDAAAVTPTPTPEKLLAFTAVPKSLADVVSVPAGYTATALYALGDSLRAATPAYKNDGSDTDFDNRAGDHHDGMEYYGLSAAGAPLASGAERGLLAMNHEATTDEKLSSHFLHVNGGTTSLPRPAAEVDKEVAVHGLSVVEVKKTGSAWATVNDSAFNRRVTPLTDIEIAGPVRGNALVVTKYSPTGTKTRGTINNCGTGKSPWGSYLSGEENWSGYFTRSATDNAARGDKSEASLNRYGRSQGGASRHGWETGGSDDKYARWNLSKIGASTNGSDDYRNELNGMGYIVEMDPYDKTKAIRKRTALGRYAHESAAFSVPTVGQQLAVYMGDDSRNEYIYKFVTTAVWAAADANPADRMATGDKYLDSGKLYVAKLAADGTGQWIELAMSNALIQAYGAYKFADLADVLVNARLAADAVGATKMDRPEWCSVNPANGEIYYTLTNNSNRTVNPSGSSQLAPDSANPRAYTDMKGSSAQNGNPNGHIIRFKEGTGAAAATSFSWDVYLFGAESGADASKINLSNLTADQDFSSPDGLAFSPYTGICWIQTDDGAYTDVTNCMMLAAIPGKVGDGAKSTLNYATAAGGNLAVDTFIGKKPTADTLKRFLVGPVGSEITGISETPDGKTMFINIQHPGENTALANIGDPSKYTSQWPANAGYGAGKRPRSATIVITKNDGGRIGS; encoded by the coding sequence ATGAACAAGCCCAACGATCTGGCCATCAGCGCCACCGATCTGAACGACATTGACAGCAACGCGTCCCACGACAATCATTTCAACAGCATCCTGAACGCCCGCCTGAGCCGCCGCAACTGGCTGCGCGGCAGCGCCGTCACGGCCGCCACCGCCGTCATGGGATCGATGGGACTGTCCGCTTGCGGTGGCGGCAGCGATGCAGCCGCCGTCACGCCGACGCCGACACCCGAAAAACTGCTGGCCTTCACCGCCGTGCCAAAAAGCCTGGCCGATGTCGTGTCGGTGCCGGCCGGCTACACGGCCACCGCCCTGTATGCGCTGGGCGACTCGCTGCGCGCAGCCACGCCAGCCTACAAGAACGATGGCAGCGATACCGATTTCGATAACCGCGCCGGCGACCACCATGACGGCATGGAATACTACGGCCTCTCCGCCGCCGGTGCACCGCTGGCGTCCGGCGCCGAACGGGGCTTGCTGGCCATGAACCACGAAGCAACCACCGACGAAAAACTGTCCTCGCACTTCCTGCACGTGAATGGCGGCACCACCTCGCTGCCGCGCCCCGCCGCCGAAGTCGACAAGGAAGTGGCCGTCCACGGTCTGAGCGTGGTGGAAGTCAAAAAGACGGGCAGCGCCTGGGCCACCGTCAACGATTCCGCTTTCAACCGCCGCGTCACGCCGCTGACGGACATCGAGATTGCCGGCCCGGTACGCGGCAACGCCCTCGTGGTGACCAAGTATTCGCCGACCGGCACCAAGACGCGCGGCACCATCAACAACTGCGGCACGGGCAAGTCGCCATGGGGCAGCTACCTCTCCGGCGAAGAAAACTGGTCCGGCTATTTCACCCGCTCGGCCACCGACAATGCGGCGCGCGGCGACAAGTCCGAGGCTTCGCTGAACCGCTATGGCCGCAGCCAGGGCGGCGCCTCGCGCCACGGCTGGGAAACGGGCGGCAGCGACGACAAGTACGCGCGCTGGAACCTGAGCAAGATCGGCGCCTCGACCAACGGCAGCGACGACTACCGCAATGAATTGAACGGCATGGGCTACATCGTCGAGATGGACCCGTACGACAAGACCAAAGCCATCCGCAAGCGCACGGCGCTGGGCCGCTACGCGCACGAAAGCGCCGCCTTCAGCGTGCCGACCGTGGGCCAGCAGCTGGCCGTCTACATGGGCGACGATTCGCGCAACGAATACATCTACAAGTTCGTCACGACCGCCGTCTGGGCCGCCGCGGACGCCAATCCGGCCGACCGCATGGCCACCGGCGACAAATACCTCGATTCGGGCAAGCTGTACGTGGCCAAGCTGGCCGCCGACGGCACGGGCCAGTGGATCGAGCTGGCCATGTCGAACGCGCTGATCCAGGCATATGGCGCCTACAAGTTCGCCGACCTGGCCGATGTGCTGGTCAATGCCCGCCTGGCTGCCGACGCCGTGGGCGCGACGAAGATGGACCGTCCGGAATGGTGCTCGGTCAACCCGGCCAATGGCGAGATCTACTACACGCTGACCAATAACTCGAACCGCACCGTCAATCCGAGCGGTTCGTCGCAGCTGGCGCCGGACAGCGCCAATCCACGCGCCTACACGGACATGAAAGGCAGCAGCGCGCAGAACGGTAATCCGAATGGCCACATCATCCGCTTCAAGGAAGGCACGGGCGCGGCCGCAGCCACCAGCTTTAGCTGGGATGTCTACCTGTTTGGCGCCGAGAGCGGCGCCGACGCCAGCAAGATCAACCTGTCGAACCTGACGGCCGACCAGGATTTCTCGAGCCCGGACGGCCTGGCCTTCAGCCCCTACACGGGCATTTGCTGGATCCAGACCGACGATGGCGCGTACACGGATGTCACCAATTGCATGATGCTGGCGGCCATCCCCGGCAAGGTCGGCGACGGCGCAAAGTCCACCCTGAACTACGCCACGGCGGCCGGCGGCAACCTCGCGGTCGACACCTTCATCGGCAAGAAACCCACGGCCGACACGCTCAAGCGCTTCCTGGTGGGGCCGGTCGGCTCGGAAATCACGGGCATCAGTGAAACGCCCGACGGCAAGACCATGTTCATCAACATCCAGCATCCGGGCGAAAACACTGCGCTGGCCAATATCGGCGATCCGTCCAAATACACGAGCCAGTGGCCGGCCAACGCCGGCTATGGCGCCGGCAAGCGTCCCCGCTCTGCCACCATCGTGATCACCAAGAACGACGGCGGACGCATCGGCAGTTGA
- a CDS encoding serine protease — protein MKLSNYAFLLASLCAAAGAHAAPAPTPAAPPTASTPPAKPPPATAAPAATEHAALPPPSSAAQKLYTAARADILQVRVLLKNGRTQSSVGSGFLIGTGDLVVSNYHVVSQFALDPDTYVGEWVDTSGQRGNVELLAVDVLHDLAVLRVNRHGTGFFKMPEALAPLTQGQYLYSMGNPLDLGFAISEGSYNGVVTRSFYDQLMFTGPINSGMSGGPSVTANGDVAGINVSKRLDGELVSFLVPARYAQQLLAKVAQQGKPPKDFKPLVTAQLLAHQEVMLARLLDTPLSLKAMGPYRVPVRESDQMRCWGRSNVKSDKPYMLDNTSCAMESAIFISGALQTGQVSMRHEFLRSSELGALRFSELASASFKNESFGSYKSAHLTGPHCTEQFVKNKTLPLRAVLCVRAYRKFTGLYDFALLATSTDEPLMSLQSRIDARGVSYANGMRVTRTFLEALSRESGRKP, from the coding sequence ATGAAATTATCTAACTACGCCTTCTTGCTGGCCAGCCTGTGCGCTGCCGCAGGCGCACACGCGGCCCCGGCGCCTACGCCAGCCGCGCCCCCCACCGCTTCGACGCCCCCCGCCAAACCGCCGCCGGCCACCGCCGCGCCCGCCGCCACCGAACATGCGGCCCTCCCGCCGCCCTCGTCGGCCGCGCAAAAGCTGTACACGGCGGCGCGCGCCGACATCCTGCAAGTACGCGTGCTGCTGAAAAACGGCCGCACGCAGTCGTCGGTCGGCTCGGGCTTTTTGATCGGCACGGGCGACCTGGTGGTGAGCAACTATCACGTGGTCTCTCAATTTGCACTCGACCCGGACACCTACGTGGGCGAATGGGTGGACACCAGCGGCCAGCGCGGCAATGTGGAATTGCTGGCCGTCGACGTGCTGCATGACCTGGCCGTGCTGCGCGTGAACCGCCATGGCACGGGTTTTTTCAAGATGCCGGAAGCGCTGGCGCCCCTGACGCAGGGCCAGTACCTGTATTCGATGGGCAATCCGCTGGACCTGGGCTTCGCCATCTCGGAAGGCTCGTACAACGGCGTCGTCACGCGCAGCTTTTACGACCAGCTGATGTTTACGGGACCGATCAATTCCGGCATGAGCGGCGGCCCCAGCGTCACGGCGAATGGCGACGTCGCCGGCATCAATGTCTCGAAACGCCTCGATGGTGAACTCGTCAGCTTTCTCGTGCCCGCCCGCTATGCCCAGCAATTGCTGGCCAAGGTGGCGCAGCAAGGCAAGCCGCCCAAGGACTTCAAACCGCTGGTGACAGCACAGCTGCTGGCGCACCAGGAAGTCATGCTGGCGCGCCTGCTCGACACACCGTTGAGCCTGAAAGCCATGGGCCCGTACCGCGTGCCCGTGCGCGAGTCGGACCAGATGCGCTGCTGGGGCCGCTCCAACGTCAAGTCCGACAAGCCCTACATGCTCGACAACACCAGCTGCGCCATGGAATCGGCCATCTTCATCTCCGGCGCCCTGCAGACGGGGCAAGTGTCGATGCGCCATGAATTTTTACGCAGTAGCGAACTGGGCGCGCTGCGCTTTTCCGAGCTGGCCAGCGCCTCGTTCAAGAATGAAAGTTTCGGCAGCTACAAGAGCGCGCACCTGACGGGGCCCCATTGCACCGAACAGTTCGTCAAGAACAAGACGCTGCCCTTGCGCGCCGTCCTGTGCGTGCGCGCCTACCGCAAATTTACCGGCCTGTACGACTTTGCCCTGCTGGCCACCAGCACCGATGAGCCACTCATGAGCCTGCAAAGCCGCATCGACGCGCGCGGCGTGTCTTACGCCAACGGCATGCGCGTCACGCGCACCTTCCTCGAAGCGCTGTCGCGGGAAAGCGGCCGCAAGCCATGA
- a CDS encoding pirin family protein has product MLQIRHSEERGAANHGWLNSHHSFSFGSYHDPLHMGFGPLLVINEDRVTPGQGFGTHGHRDMEIISYVLDGALEHKDSMGTGSVLHYGDVQRMSAGSGVRHSEFNHSATDGLHFLQIWIQPNVTGIPPSYEEKHFTPESKRGKLRLIASSDGRQGSVLIHQNAAIYASILQEGEQAEHALDEGRLAYVHLIRGSLVVNGTPLKAGDALKLTQEAAVTLTQAEDAEVLVFDLPK; this is encoded by the coding sequence ATGTTACAGATTCGTCATAGCGAAGAACGCGGCGCCGCCAACCACGGCTGGCTCAATTCCCACCACAGCTTTTCTTTCGGCAGCTACCATGATCCCTTGCACATGGGCTTTGGCCCCCTGCTGGTGATCAATGAAGACCGCGTCACGCCAGGCCAGGGTTTCGGCACGCACGGCCACCGCGACATGGAAATCATTTCATATGTGCTCGACGGCGCGCTCGAACACAAGGACAGCATGGGCACGGGCTCCGTCCTGCACTACGGCGATGTGCAGCGCATGAGCGCCGGCAGCGGCGTGCGCCACAGCGAGTTCAACCACTCGGCGACGGATGGCTTGCACTTCCTGCAGATCTGGATCCAGCCAAACGTGACAGGCATTCCACCCAGCTATGAAGAGAAACACTTCACGCCGGAGAGCAAACGGGGCAAGTTGCGTTTGATCGCCTCCTCCGACGGCCGCCAGGGTTCCGTGCTGATCCACCAAAATGCAGCCATCTACGCCAGCATCCTGCAGGAAGGCGAACAGGCCGAACATGCACTCGACGAAGGCCGCCTTGCCTATGTGCACCTGATCCGCGGCAGCCTGGTGGTCAACGGCACGCCCTTGAAAGCGGGCGATGCGCTGAAACTGACGCAAGAAGCGGCCGTGACATTGACGCAAGCAGAAGACGCTGAAGTACTCGTCTTCGACTTGCCTAAATGA
- a CDS encoding LysR family transcriptional regulator — MLRLSLEALQIVDAIDRRGSFSSAGKELHKVPSTISYTVAKLEDDLGVQVFQRNGPKVMLTAAGQELLKEGRYLLKAAQDLEHRVRRVASGWETELSIGIDSMFSAVALADDVRAFYDVAQQTRLRLSQDTLSGTWEALLDRRADLLVGAPGDGPAGGGYIAQPIGMLDFVFAVAPTHPLAQVPEPLSRGHLQQYRAVVVADSARQMAPRTVGLLLGQDALSVPNMQVKFDYQVLGLGFGFLPGPCARAAIARGQLVEKAVEEPKPSETFYLAWRVGEDGAALRWWMARMREPDVFARLTQHLPGRA; from the coding sequence ATGTTAAGACTCAGCCTGGAAGCCCTGCAAATCGTCGACGCCATTGACCGCCGCGGATCGTTCTCGTCGGCCGGCAAGGAGTTGCATAAAGTCCCGTCCACCATTTCCTATACGGTGGCCAAGCTGGAAGACGACCTGGGCGTGCAAGTGTTCCAGCGCAATGGCCCGAAAGTCATGCTGACGGCGGCCGGCCAGGAGTTGCTGAAAGAGGGCCGCTATTTATTGAAGGCGGCCCAGGACCTCGAGCACCGCGTGCGCCGGGTGGCGTCCGGCTGGGAAACGGAATTGTCCATCGGCATCGATTCCATGTTTTCCGCCGTGGCCCTGGCCGACGATGTGCGCGCTTTTTACGACGTGGCGCAGCAGACGCGCTTGCGCCTGTCGCAAGACACCCTGTCGGGTACCTGGGAAGCGTTGCTGGACCGGCGGGCCGACTTGCTGGTGGGTGCACCCGGTGACGGGCCGGCGGGCGGCGGCTATATCGCGCAGCCGATCGGCATGCTCGACTTCGTCTTTGCCGTTGCGCCCACGCATCCGCTGGCGCAAGTGCCGGAGCCCTTGTCGCGCGGCCACCTGCAGCAGTACCGGGCTGTGGTGGTGGCCGATTCGGCGCGCCAGATGGCGCCGCGCACCGTGGGGCTGCTGCTGGGACAAGATGCCTTGAGCGTGCCGAACATGCAGGTCAAGTTCGATTACCAGGTGCTGGGGCTGGGTTTTGGTTTCCTGCCGGGGCCATGTGCCCGCGCCGCCATCGCGCGCGGCCAGCTGGTGGAAAAGGCCGTGGAAGAGCCGAAACCGTCGGAAACGTTTTACCTGGCCTGGCGCGTGGGCGAGGATGGCGCCGCGCTGCGCTGGTGGATGGCGCGCATGCGCGAACCGGATGTGTTTGCACGCCTGACGCAGCATCTGCCGGGCCGCGCGTGA
- a CDS encoding FHA domain-containing protein gives MKAPYFIEILAENGEVRQRQRMESLPIRIGRGYDNDFILDDAHTAAAHAIVEDDGAGALLLRDLGSQNGVIHRGQRQLQVALNGNSIVRLGHTRLRVRASDQPVAPELSDTTRHDWEGLLPAVAGLAMIGASAAFSNWLGDANAFDPISYLMIIAYALAGGLVWASIWAVANRLFGRVARLGRHLFIIGCGLLAMEVWELGSNVAAYALSLEVLTRYGRHMFIVIVCVMIYYHLCTIKPQHPRRFGLVAVVLAIVGSTLILLSNLQTSGRLADETYMSVIYPPALRLSPDRTTDAFFRDAASLQRAVDAERGKAAKGADEDEDSGD, from the coding sequence ATGAAAGCACCGTACTTCATCGAAATCCTCGCCGAGAATGGCGAAGTGCGGCAACGCCAGCGGATGGAGTCGCTGCCGATCCGCATCGGCCGCGGCTATGACAACGACTTCATCCTCGACGATGCGCATACGGCAGCCGCACACGCCATCGTCGAAGACGACGGCGCAGGCGCCCTGCTGCTGCGCGACCTGGGCAGCCAGAATGGCGTGATCCACCGGGGACAACGGCAACTGCAAGTGGCCTTGAACGGCAACAGCATCGTGCGCCTGGGCCACACGCGTTTGCGCGTGCGCGCCAGCGACCAGCCGGTGGCGCCCGAACTGAGCGACACGACCAGGCACGACTGGGAAGGCTTGCTCCCCGCCGTCGCCGGCCTGGCCATGATCGGCGCTTCGGCCGCCTTCAGCAACTGGCTCGGCGACGCAAACGCCTTCGACCCGATTTCCTACCTGATGATCATCGCCTACGCGCTGGCCGGCGGCCTGGTGTGGGCGTCGATCTGGGCCGTGGCAAACCGTTTGTTTGGCCGTGTGGCACGCCTCGGCCGCCACCTGTTCATCATCGGCTGCGGCTTGCTGGCCATGGAAGTGTGGGAACTGGGCAGCAATGTGGCGGCGTATGCGCTGTCGCTGGAAGTGCTGACGCGCTACGGTCGGCATATGTTCATCGTCATCGTCTGCGTCATGATCTATTACCATTTGTGCACGATCAAGCCGCAGCACCCGCGCCGCTTCGGCCTCGTCGCCGTCGTGCTGGCCATCGTCGGCTCGACCCTGATCCTGCTGAGCAACCTGCAGACCAGCGGCCGCCTGGCCGACGAGACGTATATGTCGGTGATCTACCCGCCGGCCTTGCGCCTGAGCCCCGATCGCACGACGGACGCCTTCTTCCGCGATGCGGCCAGCCTGCAGCGCGCCGTCGACGCCGAGCGCGGCAAGGCGGCCAAGGGTGCCGACGAAGACGAAGACAGCGGCGACTGA